The window CCACCTTCCTCGTCATCAATATCATCGGGATCGAGTTCTGCGGCAATATCTAGGAATTCATTAATTGGAATATCCTCGTTATCCTCGTCTCTTTCTTCTGCTGTAACGTCATCATCGACCGTGCTGATTGAAAAGTTGGAACAGGATTGTCCTCCATAGTGTTTGCACTGTTCAGTGCATGCAGATTGTACCTGAAACATAGATATGTAGGGAAAATGATTAAGACTTTGTGTGCGCAGATAATGTATGTGAGTTTTGATACAGTTCGttaaaaattggcgaaaacaTTAGTGAAACGGTGTACGCttaaaaaattcgtgaatatttcgaaaaattgttgagtGGTGCAAATTTGtgcaaatttcaaaacatcgtgctaatttttgttttcaaaaaatacaagagAAACGCACAATGGCTCACATTTTACGAAATTATGAGATTTTCAATGTTCACAAAATAACTCAAAAATTATGCTCCACCATTAAATTATTTAgtctattcaaatttttattgcaacTTACCATCGTTAACGAATTGTCAGGCGCTGATTTCTTAGCGTTCATGACAGGAATCATCATCGTGGTCGTTCTCTTCCAGCCCCAATCCTGTGGATTCAGATGTGCATGGTCTTCTGTATAAtacaaagtattttttttaccagttAGCGAGATCTCGTAAAAATACAGAGGGCTGGAATATGCTAAACCGATCAATAAAACCAGCAGGTCGGTGTCATTACCAACAACTGCCACGTCGCAGCCCGTACTTTGCCTTACAATTAGCTGAATCGCTGTCCTCGCTATAAGCGTGTCCGCATCTTCTTGTGCAACTTTCACGTTCACACCACGGCTACGTAAAAATTCCGACAGTCCCTGCACCAGTTTCATTTTGTTCATCACATTCGACAGAGATCATTTTTGGCTCAAAGTGACGAGGGTGCTCTCTGTGAACTTGATATCCGGTGCCATATTTTGTTGTCTTCGGCGGTACCTCTGGTACGATTTTATGCCAATATGTTCGTTGCTGTATCCATCGAAGAGGAGCGAAGAATTTTCTCCGTATTTGGTGATGATATGCGAGTGGTATAATTCGTTAATTACATGAAATGATGTTCCACTTCCAGTAGAAATCCGCCATCGATGACAAAGGTCGTGTTGCGGATCAAACTTTTCGTTTGGATAACGTACGGCTTGAATGGTTTGTAAAGTTCGGACTTCGATGTTTTCCCCATGAGACCAACGTCGTCGAACAGAGATAAGGGATACGGTGAAAGTTAGAATTCGAATGCTTTCCGTGTCTGTACTTCGTCACCACGAAACAGAACCGAAATACGTTGAAATATTAGAGAAGAGTCGACCACCACTTTTCCCATCATCAAttccatacttttttttccctttctcgAATGCCAGATGGCAACCTGTAGTAACCGTACCGACAACTCCAGACGACAAGGAAATCAAGGAAGATCGAAGTTCAAAAGGATGGTGTTCCTTAAAGCAATACATGAACTTCTGAATATCATCACCATCTCGTTTCATTCGATGGTTGGCGAGATCCACGTGTTGTTCACTGGTAGATGATTTGATGTCACTATAGTCCTCTAAGCACTCAATAATTGAGGATGACGATGGCATTGCTGATAGAAATCTTGCGATGACGCTAGGTGTGACACCTCTGCCATGCTTGAGTTATATACCGAAGAACCTACTTAATGTTTGTTCTATTGTCCTTGCACCTTGCAGAAATTCgtctaaaaaaatatgaatttaatattcttaCACGTCCTTTGTAATACAGACATCGTAgtattgtaatgaaataaaataacaataacgtaTTCTACTCACACTTATTGCATAACTTGTTTCTTTCGGAAATCCATTGCTCAGTATTTCAATCTTTCTGCGTGACGCACCTACCAAATTAATcttggaaaaaatgtttttttttttaatcatgtAAGGTTTCGTATTGCTATGTTAAATGTTAGTGTCAATGTAGACATTTCCCGATACAACAAAGAGAAGGAAATAAAGAGTTACGCTACGACAGTTTAGATTTAGTCATTCCAAAAAACGTTTTTGAAAGTGAAGGGTTTTagtaaatattcatatattcaCTTCGCACGTTAAAATTGCACGAATAAAAAACCCTTCAGTTTGGAAAACGTCTGAGATACGAAAACTGTATGAACGCGCTGTATttggcgatgaaaaaaaatatagatatCTGATACCACaaaagatgaaatttgataaagtaataattaaattaataaattaacgaaaaaaatatctagcTTTATATTTACTGGGGGGAAAGTGTTCGCCTGATGCAGTAAAAGATGCAACGCGCCCGCGTGCCTAAAGATGCGCTGCATCTTGGATTGCATCAGCTGGACACTTTTCCCCCACTAAGCATAAAATTGcatgtttttttcgtttaactTATAAAGTTAACTATTACTTGACTAAATTGGAGCTTTTGTGGTATCAGTTTACTCAGCGcatatttttcacttgtttACCTGCAAAGCGTAATCACCCACTGAACAGTCACCTGAAGTTTTTCTGTTTGTTTGCAACATAATAAACATGTCAACATTTTCAGTCTTTGGTCATCGAGAACTGTCGCTGGCTCCCGCACTAATACGACGACAGCTGACCCAACGTAACttaagaaaatttagaaaagaaTCGATATTGATAAGGTAATAAATTATAGAAGGACTTACGTCGGATACATGAAGGAGTTGGAAGATATATCCTTGtaatattcaaatgaatttgtaatatttaagTAAACTAGTAATATTTCACTTTATGCACTCaaagcgaaaatttttctataatataccaaatactatatatgtatattagatggtccaaaaaaaaaaaatttttttttgcatatcaTCTCAAAACTTTCttttaggtataaaaaaaaattccctccAAAGCGCAGCTCGATATCTCAATTCTCCGCTAAGctcaatgaatttttattttcccatttaaataacacgtgagaaatttttttttttcgtttttatccgGTAAAactacgaaaaaaattgtagtcTTGAAAAGGGACCGTTGTAGacactatatatgtatacatcgaTGCGGTGACTCTCATATCAGTCGGTTTTGTTCCTTTTTGAGGCACTTTCGTTTCAATCGCGCCTCACGATTCACCtattgattttcgaaaaaaaagtgaagtaATTTTTTGTGCGTTTTCGTTCTGGGTACAACTTTtgttggaaacttttttcgatCGAACGCCTACATTTTGAATTAAAcgcatttgaaatttttcggtgCACTTTTTGCAATGTTCCCGTGGTCGgtgtgcaaaaaaattatcaccatTCGATTCAGCGTCATCGAATTATCCTACCATCGAGTTCGCAGCACTGGTGCACGACTGCAATATTTTAGACTTTTTGACTGGCCTACAAAGTCTCCCTTTTTCTCCCTATATTACatcaacgaacgaacgaaaagggttcaaatttcgacggtgGATTGCTATTTTGTAGCGGAATTCACAGGAAAATAACTCATATCCTGAAATCCCGCGTCCAGCTAATCGCGAGAGCATCTTTTATTTgcgaaattattgtaattcctAGTTCTCGTCTAGCGACCTCAATGCTGCATGAAAACAGTTTCACGATGGTTCATTTTACCCTCCATTCTTTACGGATTTGCCCAAAGTACCTCAGCTATGCACTTTTTGGCCCGTGAAATGCGATGAATGTGGGAATAGTAACACGTGTGAAAAAACCACACGATTTTTGGAATATGAGTAACTTGTGAATCTGCTCGGTCGCAAAGGTAGGCGTACTGCATGACCTTAACCATAGAACTCGTGTACAACGTGGTCGTTGACGACCCCAGCCGTCTTTCAAAGTGCGCTCTAATGCTACAAATTGACGTTATCGACCGGGGACAACGACCATGATTCAGTTTCACTATCTGACCGTGAGGTTAAGCCGGCGGTAGCATCAGTTGCTTGCTGGTCATGGcgcaaaaaaattgagataagcaattgaaaaaaaaattaaatttttcattccattgaaaatatttaacttCTTATCATGCAATTTAAGCATCAATAGTCACGTATATTATCTAAAGCGATGTACTTTATGTACTGAAGAAATTTTCTCCGTGAATTCGGACGCTTTGTAAAACATATACgctactttattttttttacataaatacGGCGGCTTTGTATAAAACgtatgcttttttttcaagcaaaaAATGTACTCAATGATACAACTTGGCCGTCTGCGAGGAACACAAAACGGTGCGTTGTTGCCTTTGCGCTACTGCAGTCAAATGAGTTATACGACTTCTTcctcaatttattattactaatGACGtactattttttaaacaaaacaaCTTGGAAATATACGAAAAGCCGCTacaaacactttttttgtCATGTTGTTATTGACGTTTTCCGTATTTCCGTATTCTGTATTTTTCGCATTTTAATATcccgaaataaatatattttttcaacgggCTATAGTGATAGTGATTTTTTCCTGGTACTCCTGCTAGTCCGATGTATCCTCTTCAAAACTGggttcgaaatttgaaaatcagctttttacaaagaaagttgtgagatttttttcgaaaaatgacgtttttgctattttttatcactttttggcaattgattgaatttttcaccaactgAACTTCAACGAAATTGTATTTTCTCGTCGCCGTTCGTTTCCTTactaaaaaacgaaaagattTACGTACTTGCTAGTCCCATTATTGCTTTTATAACGATTTTACGACCGAAAAACGCGAACGATCTCACTTATAAGTCACAAGCTAGAAAAAGAGCTGCACGTGTTCTAGGCTTAATTATAGATTATACAGAAACTCGATTTAGGCCTATCCAAAAActagaatacattttttttgcgAGTCGTGTTAAAATTTTCCGCCACTGGGAAGACAGTAAACGCGATAGAAAAAAGAGATAGCAATTTAGTCATGTAATTTTGTAATTGACGTTCTtactgtaataaattttattataagtGTAGGAGAAATACACGTAATCATTTAGTTGAATTCGATGCACTTGGAATGACAATTAGTTTTAATATCTTTCTTGATTGAAGGTTAAGAATTAACACACCCGTGAAAGGGGCCGTCCGGAAACTGCGTGATCAGTTTTCAGCTTGTTTTGGCCTCCCCTCATCGACAGCCACATCCCCATACCCCTCCAGCAAAGTAGCGTTAACTTTTCgacaaaagtttcatttttaaatttaaatggCGCGACCAATAAAACAAGATAACAAATGGcgcattttttcaaagtaacgTTACTACGGTGTAACCCCCCTCCAAATTGGTAACGTAGTTTATGGACAACCTTAAAGCGATTAAAAAATGGTATACTGTATTGAAAATGCGAAAAGTGAGCAATTTTCGACTATTGTAAAGTTTGCGGCACGAGCCTAGGTGAGCGCTGTAATCAGACGAATTAGATATCACCCATCCGCACGTGTGATACATGTTATTTTCACCAACATCTGTGATGGAAAGTTTGACGGCATTGTCAGTGCGTAAAATTCGGGTTAGGTAACGCTCAACGACACAGTGCGTGGAATTGAGTTATTCGAAGGTGCGCATGCGCAAAGGAGAGCCCTAGTGTGCACATGCGCCAACATCGTCACCACCGGACTTAGCTATTTGCTGCCACAAGGCTAACTTTCCTATGCTGCCCCCGAAGTAACTCATCTATAATCTTATTGTGGTCAACCCTAACCGTCAGTTCAGCTTCTGTTGTTAACATGACCAGAGCGTTCAATTAGTTTGACTTACCGTCGATCTTAAACAGTTTTTGACTCGTTGTAATAAGAAAAAGTAGCGTTCTCCGGAACAATTGGTCGCTGCGACGCGTATAAATATTCGGAGAGTAGCATTTACACTTGGGTATATTGTCGAAGGAATCTTATCGACACACATTGCATACAGTTCATACTTTGTGCAGCTTTCAGTAGCAAAGGAACGCAAGTACGCGCAAAGGTGTTGAAATTTGACCTTTAGTGTGTCTTTTAGATCTTTAGGATAGTAGAATTCTagattttgagaattttttacaatggTTTCTGGCATCATTGTAAGGGGTTTTgtgataaaaacaaatttgccATTCAATTTTACGTACGCCGTAGCTTGCATTTTGAGTTTAATCCGTTGCCTATCAAGGATTGTGTAAAACACGCCCACACAGCACAAAACGTCCATGGGATATCCCATCTGGGTCTCATAGAGcccatatattatatattccgGACTATTACGATATCCTAATGATATCCTGCATAAATCCAGGATCGCGCCAATGTCTATGGGATATCCTATTGTTGGATTTGGACATGCAGgacatatataatacatcTGCTTCATAatcaatatatgtatgtgatattttatgtatatttatatgattaTTTGACGTCCAATCGCTGtattcacaacattttataattacagtCTATGTTAAtcatatatttgtatgtatcgTCATCATTCATTATTGCACatatatgcacacacacacacacacacacataagCGCGGGCGCGTGCATTTGCATGTGTGGTAATGTAATGTAACAGTTCGTTTAGACTAATGCATAATATTGTTACTGTTTTTGACCGGTTGTATACATTTTCTttgtgaataatatttaaaaattcacacgTCCGTTCGGCGCTATGATTGCGGTGATCCCATATGTGATACTTCGCGATGCTATTATAGAATTCGCGCTCTCTTATCGCCACATGGCTGATGACTTTTGTGCGCGTTGCACGTGTTCTCTACTACATCTGGGACACGGAACCGGTGAAAAGCGGTAAGTATgcattttgaatattgaataaatgtttaagacagttataaatttcaatatcaatAACCTAAGTTCGTAAAATCATTGGTAAAATtgttatcaaatttatttttactttaatttGAACATAACCTCAAATCGTACACGTGCAGCATGATCGTCATTCGTAATAATTGAACATTTTCTTCCATAGAATTCTTTTCTATAGAGAAGTTGGAAATCTATATTAgcgatatatattttattacatatattttacttATACGTAtcgtaatattatatttactcgtgaaaaaagggagaaatattttttttcgttttatattTCGATGGTTTTAGAAGAGCTAAGGACTTCTTTGTTCTgagttttttcttgttttttaaaCGAATGCGGTCTATATGATTACGATCATCGCTGTGTCCAGTTCATGTTTATACTGTATTTATGGAAAAAAGAGGAAcatttctgttttatttttcttatcttaaGTTTTGGGTTTGAAAGGGGTAAAGACCGTTTAATTTctaagtttttttcttttcttttgctaatgattaatttatttcacgacGATCATCACTGTGTCCAGTCCAtgcatacataggtatatgaatgtatattatatacatacgtcaATAAAATgtcacattttattatttaattatccgACTATCACATCCTCTGATTACAGACAACATATTCCCATGAATACCAATGGTActttttcgacaaaatttaCCTAACAGCGAATGAGGTGCACATGGTACGTGATCTGCGAGTGGATTGACTTCTTTAGCCAATGCCTATATTTCTGACATATTGCTCGCGTTATTGTAAGACTGTCTGTGACAGTTTTGAACATCAATAACGTGACGACTGAGGGTACTTATTGCCGGTACACAAGTTACGAGTTCTTTGGCCGTATGGCCGGAGTTTACTGACGTAACGAATAATAAATGTCGACCAATTTATGTCGACGATGTCGacgattgttgaaaaatacttttctgCTTTCATTTCTTCAAGTATCTCGTCTCGGACCTGCTTTGCCATTATCTGAATAAGCTTTGCACAAATTGTCGAAGAAAGGTAAGAGGTAGAGCCACTCTCCTTATTTCCGTACAATCGAATATACTCTGCAACGAATGGATCAAATCCAGCgattaattttaaacacatCGGATAGTTTCTGTTATGCTTGGAATGAAACTTCTCGCTTGAATCTCGAAACGCTAATCCACGGACCGTTAATGGTTTTATTACAGCGACCACGCGCCTCGATATATTTGACCAATAATCAATTGCtttttcatctgaaa is drawn from Neodiprion fabricii isolate iyNeoFabr1 chromosome 3, iyNeoFabr1.1, whole genome shotgun sequence and contains these coding sequences:
- the LOC124177835 gene encoding uncharacterized protein LOC124177835 produces the protein MNKMKLVQGLSEFLRSRGVNVKVAQEDADTLIARTAIQLIVRQSTGCDVAVVGNDTDLLVLLIGLAYSSPLYFYEISLTGKKNTLYYTEDHAHLNPQDWGWKRTTTMMIPVMNAKKSAPDNSLTMVQSACTEQCKHYGGQSCSNFSISTVDDDVTAEERDEDNEDIPINEFLDIAAELDPDDIDDEEGGESDEEEDVEIEYDFEAT